A single Strix aluco isolate bStrAlu1 chromosome 20, bStrAlu1.hap1, whole genome shotgun sequence DNA region contains:
- the CARD9 gene encoding caspase recruitment domain-containing protein 9 isoform X5, protein MLEEDDDETCWNNLENFRVKLISVIDPSRITPYLRQCKVLSHDDEEQVLNDPSLVMRKRKAGVLLDILQRTGHKGFEAFLESLELYYPQLYKKITGKEPSRVFSMIIDTAGESGLSQLLMNEIMKLQSTVQEERRKAQELTVWLHTKEDTIKEMWVRDSLLRKHQERAQKMKEERDSLSKELRKCKDENYNLAMSYAKQSEEKSAALMKNRDLILEIDHLKHSLMKAEDDCKLERKHTMKLKHAIEQRPSHEVMWEIQQEKELLLAKNQELENTLQVAREQSLEKSLSNETLENDCSQILEERQELMNTIYSLRKELRQAEVLHDKCAEEKEMLELQCTSLRKDSQMYKKRIEAVLQQMEEVASERDQALLTREQFYMQYSKNLVERDAHRKQIRELGERCDEMQLQLFQKESQLLATEAKLKRLQLELPTPTSDLDDTSSRDSQELTLHSHLDEDTEPTKKDCPEGQNQQFSTRESSLPPKSPSFKECGLANEELAEKERRRMKDCFERYRRSGL, encoded by the exons ATGTTGGAAGAAGATGATGATGAGACATGTTGGAATAACCTGGAGAACTTCCGGGTGAAGCTGATCTCTGTGATAGATCCTTCCCGTATAACGCCCTATCTTCGCCAGTGCAAAGTGCTCAGCCACGATGATGAGGAACAAGTTCTTAATGACCCCAGCCTGGTCATGCGCAAACGGAAGGCAG GTGTTCTTCTGGACATTCTTCAGCGAACGGGACACAAGGGCTTTGAGGCATTTCTGGAGAGTCTTGAGCTTTATTATCCACAGCTGTATAAGAAAATAACTGGCAAGGAGCCCAGCAGGGTTTTCTCTATGATTATAG ACACTGCTGGGGAATCCGGCCTGAGCCAGCTCCTGATGAACGAGATCATGAAGCTGCAGAGCACCGTGCAGGAGGAGCGGCGGAAGGCCCAGGAGCTCACGGTGTGGCTGCACACCAAAGAGGACACGATCAAAGAGATGTGGGTGAGGGACAGCCTGCTCCGCAAGCACCAAGAGCGGGCGCAGAAGATgaaggaggagagggacagcCTGAGCAAGGAGCTGCGGAAGTGCAAGGACGAGAACTACAACCTGGCAATGAGCTACGCCAAACAGAGCGAGGAGAAGAGTGCTGCCCTCATGAAGAATCGGGACCTGATCCTAGAG ATCGATCACTTGAAGCACAGCCTCATGAAGGCTGAGGATGACTGCAAGCTGGAACGTAAGCACACGATGAAACTGAAACACGCCATAGAGCAGCGTCCAAGCCATGAAGTGATGTGGGAGATCCAGCAGGAGAAGGAGTTGCTCTTGGCCAAGAACCAGGAGCTGGAGAACACTCTCCAG GTTGCCAGGGAACAGAGTTTGGAGAAGAGCCTCTCCAATGAGACTCTAGAGAATGACTGTAGCCAGATACTAGAAGAACGCCAGGAGCTGATGAACACCATTTACAGCCTTCGCAAGGAGCTGCGGCAAGCCGAGGTGCTCCATGACAAA tgtgcagaggaaaaagagatgctTGAACTACAGTGCACATCTCTGAGGAAGGACTCCCAGATGTATAAAAAACGGATTGAAGCTGTCTTGCAGCAGATGGAGGAAGTGGCTTCAGAAAGAGACCAG GCACTCCTGACCCGAGAACAGTTCTATATGCAGTACTCCAAGAACCTGGTTGAGAGGGACGCTCACCGCAAGCAGATTCGGGAACTGGGGGAGCGATGTGACGAAATGCAGCTGCAGCTCTTCCAAAAGGAGAGTCAGTTACTGGCTACTGAAGCCAAGCTGAAAAGGTTGCAACTGGAGCTGCCCACACCG aCCTCTGACCTGGATGATACCTCCTCCAGAGATTCCCAGGAA CTTACTCTTCACAGTCATCTAGATGAAGATACAGAACCGACTAAAA aaGATTGCCCTGAAGGACAAAACCAGCAATTCAGCACTCGAGAGAGCAGTCTGCCTCCAAAGTCACCCAGT ttcaagGAGTGTGGTTTAGCCAATGAGGAACTGGCAGAAAAGGAGCGGAGGAGGATGAAGGACTGCTTTGAGCGTTACCGAAGGTCTGGACTTTA a
- the CARD9 gene encoding caspase recruitment domain-containing protein 9 isoform X1 produces the protein MLEEDDDETCWNNLENFRVKLISVIDPSRITPYLRQCKVLSHDDEEQVLNDPSLVMRKRKAGVLLDILQRTGHKGFEAFLESLELYYPQLYKKITGKEPSRVFSMIIDTAGESGLSQLLMNEIMKLQSTVQEERRKAQELTVWLHTKEDTIKEMWVRDSLLRKHQERAQKMKEERDSLSKELRKCKDENYNLAMSYAKQSEEKSAALMKNRDLILEIDHLKHSLMKAEDDCKLERKHTMKLKHAIEQRPSHEVMWEIQQEKELLLAKNQELENTLQVAREQSLEKSLSNETLENDCSQILEERQELMNTIYSLRKELRQAEVLHDKCAEEKEMLELQCTSLRKDSQMYKKRIEAVLQQMEEVASERDQALLTREQFYMQYSKNLVERDAHRKQIRELGERCDEMQLQLFQKESQLLATEAKLKRLQLELPTPTSDLDDTSSRDSQELTLHSHLDEDTEPTKKDCPEGQNQQFSTRESSLPPKSPSFKECGLANEELAEKERRRMKDCFERYRRSYLQRLMLLAELVETPVLVPEVAKIAMITFALDNADGSTAGSGGRSKKLLV, from the exons ATGTTGGAAGAAGATGATGATGAGACATGTTGGAATAACCTGGAGAACTTCCGGGTGAAGCTGATCTCTGTGATAGATCCTTCCCGTATAACGCCCTATCTTCGCCAGTGCAAAGTGCTCAGCCACGATGATGAGGAACAAGTTCTTAATGACCCCAGCCTGGTCATGCGCAAACGGAAGGCAG GTGTTCTTCTGGACATTCTTCAGCGAACGGGACACAAGGGCTTTGAGGCATTTCTGGAGAGTCTTGAGCTTTATTATCCACAGCTGTATAAGAAAATAACTGGCAAGGAGCCCAGCAGGGTTTTCTCTATGATTATAG ACACTGCTGGGGAATCCGGCCTGAGCCAGCTCCTGATGAACGAGATCATGAAGCTGCAGAGCACCGTGCAGGAGGAGCGGCGGAAGGCCCAGGAGCTCACGGTGTGGCTGCACACCAAAGAGGACACGATCAAAGAGATGTGGGTGAGGGACAGCCTGCTCCGCAAGCACCAAGAGCGGGCGCAGAAGATgaaggaggagagggacagcCTGAGCAAGGAGCTGCGGAAGTGCAAGGACGAGAACTACAACCTGGCAATGAGCTACGCCAAACAGAGCGAGGAGAAGAGTGCTGCCCTCATGAAGAATCGGGACCTGATCCTAGAG ATCGATCACTTGAAGCACAGCCTCATGAAGGCTGAGGATGACTGCAAGCTGGAACGTAAGCACACGATGAAACTGAAACACGCCATAGAGCAGCGTCCAAGCCATGAAGTGATGTGGGAGATCCAGCAGGAGAAGGAGTTGCTCTTGGCCAAGAACCAGGAGCTGGAGAACACTCTCCAG GTTGCCAGGGAACAGAGTTTGGAGAAGAGCCTCTCCAATGAGACTCTAGAGAATGACTGTAGCCAGATACTAGAAGAACGCCAGGAGCTGATGAACACCATTTACAGCCTTCGCAAGGAGCTGCGGCAAGCCGAGGTGCTCCATGACAAA tgtgcagaggaaaaagagatgctTGAACTACAGTGCACATCTCTGAGGAAGGACTCCCAGATGTATAAAAAACGGATTGAAGCTGTCTTGCAGCAGATGGAGGAAGTGGCTTCAGAAAGAGACCAG GCACTCCTGACCCGAGAACAGTTCTATATGCAGTACTCCAAGAACCTGGTTGAGAGGGACGCTCACCGCAAGCAGATTCGGGAACTGGGGGAGCGATGTGACGAAATGCAGCTGCAGCTCTTCCAAAAGGAGAGTCAGTTACTGGCTACTGAAGCCAAGCTGAAAAGGTTGCAACTGGAGCTGCCCACACCG aCCTCTGACCTGGATGATACCTCCTCCAGAGATTCCCAGGAA CTTACTCTTCACAGTCATCTAGATGAAGATACAGAACCGACTAAAA aaGATTGCCCTGAAGGACAAAACCAGCAATTCAGCACTCGAGAGAGCAGTCTGCCTCCAAAGTCACCCAGT ttcaagGAGTGTGGTTTAGCCAATGAGGAACTGGCAGAAAAGGAGCGGAGGAGGATGAAGGACTGCTTTGAGCGTTACCGAAG ATCTTATCTTCAGAGGCTCATGCTTCTAGCTGAACTGGTTGAGACTCCTGTTTTAGTACCAGAGGTAGCCAAGATAGCAATGATCACCTTTGCTCTTGATAATGCAGATGGTTCTACAGCAGGCAGTGGAGGGCGCTCCAAAAAATTGCTAGTTTGA
- the CARD9 gene encoding caspase recruitment domain-containing protein 9 isoform X3, with product MLEEDDDETCWNNLENFRVKLISVIDPSRITPYLRQCKVLSHDDEEQVLNDPSLVMRKRKAGVLLDILQRTGHKGFEAFLESLELYYPQLYKKITGKEPSRVFSMIIDTAGESGLSQLLMNEIMKLQSTVQEERRKAQELTVWLHTKEDTIKEMWVRDSLLRKHQERAQKMKEERDSLSKELRKCKDENYNLAMSYAKQSEEKSAALMKNRDLILEIDHLKHSLMKAEDDCKLERKHTMKLKHAIEQRPSHEVMWEIQQEKELLLAKNQELENTLQQVAREQSLEKSLSNETLENDCSQILEERQELMNTIYSLRKELRQAEVLHDKCAEEKEMLELQCTSLRKDSQMYKKRIEAVLQQMEEVASERDQALLTREQFYMQYSKNLVERDAHRKQIRELGERCDEMQLQLFQKESQLLATEAKLKRLQLELPTPTSDLDDTSSRDSQELTLHSHLDEDTEPTKKDCPEGQNQQFSTRESSLPPKSPSFKECGLANEELAEKERRRMKDCFERYRRKRALRRVLKDRHHEADWENTTGSDNTDTEGS from the exons ATGTTGGAAGAAGATGATGATGAGACATGTTGGAATAACCTGGAGAACTTCCGGGTGAAGCTGATCTCTGTGATAGATCCTTCCCGTATAACGCCCTATCTTCGCCAGTGCAAAGTGCTCAGCCACGATGATGAGGAACAAGTTCTTAATGACCCCAGCCTGGTCATGCGCAAACGGAAGGCAG GTGTTCTTCTGGACATTCTTCAGCGAACGGGACACAAGGGCTTTGAGGCATTTCTGGAGAGTCTTGAGCTTTATTATCCACAGCTGTATAAGAAAATAACTGGCAAGGAGCCCAGCAGGGTTTTCTCTATGATTATAG ACACTGCTGGGGAATCCGGCCTGAGCCAGCTCCTGATGAACGAGATCATGAAGCTGCAGAGCACCGTGCAGGAGGAGCGGCGGAAGGCCCAGGAGCTCACGGTGTGGCTGCACACCAAAGAGGACACGATCAAAGAGATGTGGGTGAGGGACAGCCTGCTCCGCAAGCACCAAGAGCGGGCGCAGAAGATgaaggaggagagggacagcCTGAGCAAGGAGCTGCGGAAGTGCAAGGACGAGAACTACAACCTGGCAATGAGCTACGCCAAACAGAGCGAGGAGAAGAGTGCTGCCCTCATGAAGAATCGGGACCTGATCCTAGAG ATCGATCACTTGAAGCACAGCCTCATGAAGGCTGAGGATGACTGCAAGCTGGAACGTAAGCACACGATGAAACTGAAACACGCCATAGAGCAGCGTCCAAGCCATGAAGTGATGTGGGAGATCCAGCAGGAGAAGGAGTTGCTCTTGGCCAAGAACCAGGAGCTGGAGAACACTCTCCAG cAGGTTGCCAGGGAACAGAGTTTGGAGAAGAGCCTCTCCAATGAGACTCTAGAGAATGACTGTAGCCAGATACTAGAAGAACGCCAGGAGCTGATGAACACCATTTACAGCCTTCGCAAGGAGCTGCGGCAAGCCGAGGTGCTCCATGACAAA tgtgcagaggaaaaagagatgctTGAACTACAGTGCACATCTCTGAGGAAGGACTCCCAGATGTATAAAAAACGGATTGAAGCTGTCTTGCAGCAGATGGAGGAAGTGGCTTCAGAAAGAGACCAG GCACTCCTGACCCGAGAACAGTTCTATATGCAGTACTCCAAGAACCTGGTTGAGAGGGACGCTCACCGCAAGCAGATTCGGGAACTGGGGGAGCGATGTGACGAAATGCAGCTGCAGCTCTTCCAAAAGGAGAGTCAGTTACTGGCTACTGAAGCCAAGCTGAAAAGGTTGCAACTGGAGCTGCCCACACCG aCCTCTGACCTGGATGATACCTCCTCCAGAGATTCCCAGGAA CTTACTCTTCACAGTCATCTAGATGAAGATACAGAACCGACTAAAA aaGATTGCCCTGAAGGACAAAACCAGCAATTCAGCACTCGAGAGAGCAGTCTGCCTCCAAAGTCACCCAGT ttcaagGAGTGTGGTTTAGCCAATGAGGAACTGGCAGAAAAGGAGCGGAGGAGGATGAAGGACTGCTTTGAGCGTTACCGAAG aaaaagagcACTGCGAAGGGTACTGAAGGACCGACACCACGAGGCGGACTGGGAGAACACCACTGGCAGCGACAACACCGACACCGAAGGCTCCTGA
- the CARD9 gene encoding caspase recruitment domain-containing protein 9 isoform X2 produces MLEEDDDETCWNNLENFRVKLISVIDPSRITPYLRQCKVLSHDDEEQVLNDPSLVMRKRKAGVLLDILQRTGHKGFEAFLESLELYYPQLYKKITGKEPSRVFSMIIDTAGESGLSQLLMNEIMKLQSTVQEERRKAQELTVWLHTKEDTIKEMWVRDSLLRKHQERAQKMKEERDSLSKELRKCKDENYNLAMSYAKQSEEKSAALMKNRDLILEIDHLKHSLMKAEDDCKLERKHTMKLKHAIEQRPSHEVMWEIQQEKELLLAKNQELENTLQQVAREQSLEKSLSNETLENDCSQILEERQELMNTIYSLRKELRQAEVLHDKCAEEKEMLELQCTSLRKDSQMYKKRIEAVLQQMEEVASERDQALLTREQFYMQYSKNLVERDAHRKQIRELGERCDEMQLQLFQKESQLLATEAKLKRLQLELPTPTSDLDDTSSRDSQELTLHSHLDEDTEPTKKDCPEGQNQQFSTRESSLPPKSPSFKECGLANEELAEKERRRMKDCFERYRSLVFRKRALRRVLKDRHHEADWENTTGSDNTDTEGS; encoded by the exons ATGTTGGAAGAAGATGATGATGAGACATGTTGGAATAACCTGGAGAACTTCCGGGTGAAGCTGATCTCTGTGATAGATCCTTCCCGTATAACGCCCTATCTTCGCCAGTGCAAAGTGCTCAGCCACGATGATGAGGAACAAGTTCTTAATGACCCCAGCCTGGTCATGCGCAAACGGAAGGCAG GTGTTCTTCTGGACATTCTTCAGCGAACGGGACACAAGGGCTTTGAGGCATTTCTGGAGAGTCTTGAGCTTTATTATCCACAGCTGTATAAGAAAATAACTGGCAAGGAGCCCAGCAGGGTTTTCTCTATGATTATAG ACACTGCTGGGGAATCCGGCCTGAGCCAGCTCCTGATGAACGAGATCATGAAGCTGCAGAGCACCGTGCAGGAGGAGCGGCGGAAGGCCCAGGAGCTCACGGTGTGGCTGCACACCAAAGAGGACACGATCAAAGAGATGTGGGTGAGGGACAGCCTGCTCCGCAAGCACCAAGAGCGGGCGCAGAAGATgaaggaggagagggacagcCTGAGCAAGGAGCTGCGGAAGTGCAAGGACGAGAACTACAACCTGGCAATGAGCTACGCCAAACAGAGCGAGGAGAAGAGTGCTGCCCTCATGAAGAATCGGGACCTGATCCTAGAG ATCGATCACTTGAAGCACAGCCTCATGAAGGCTGAGGATGACTGCAAGCTGGAACGTAAGCACACGATGAAACTGAAACACGCCATAGAGCAGCGTCCAAGCCATGAAGTGATGTGGGAGATCCAGCAGGAGAAGGAGTTGCTCTTGGCCAAGAACCAGGAGCTGGAGAACACTCTCCAG cAGGTTGCCAGGGAACAGAGTTTGGAGAAGAGCCTCTCCAATGAGACTCTAGAGAATGACTGTAGCCAGATACTAGAAGAACGCCAGGAGCTGATGAACACCATTTACAGCCTTCGCAAGGAGCTGCGGCAAGCCGAGGTGCTCCATGACAAA tgtgcagaggaaaaagagatgctTGAACTACAGTGCACATCTCTGAGGAAGGACTCCCAGATGTATAAAAAACGGATTGAAGCTGTCTTGCAGCAGATGGAGGAAGTGGCTTCAGAAAGAGACCAG GCACTCCTGACCCGAGAACAGTTCTATATGCAGTACTCCAAGAACCTGGTTGAGAGGGACGCTCACCGCAAGCAGATTCGGGAACTGGGGGAGCGATGTGACGAAATGCAGCTGCAGCTCTTCCAAAAGGAGAGTCAGTTACTGGCTACTGAAGCCAAGCTGAAAAGGTTGCAACTGGAGCTGCCCACACCG aCCTCTGACCTGGATGATACCTCCTCCAGAGATTCCCAGGAA CTTACTCTTCACAGTCATCTAGATGAAGATACAGAACCGACTAAAA aaGATTGCCCTGAAGGACAAAACCAGCAATTCAGCACTCGAGAGAGCAGTCTGCCTCCAAAGTCACCCAGT ttcaagGAGTGTGGTTTAGCCAATGAGGAACTGGCAGAAAAGGAGCGGAGGAGGATGAAGGACTGCTTTGAGCGTTACCGAAG tcttgttttcagaaaaagagcACTGCGAAGGGTACTGAAGGACCGACACCACGAGGCGGACTGGGAGAACACCACTGGCAGCGACAACACCGACACCGAAGGCTCCTGA
- the CARD9 gene encoding caspase recruitment domain-containing protein 9 isoform X4: MLEEDDDETCWNNLENFRVKLISVIDPSRITPYLRQCKVLSHDDEEQVLNDPSLVMRKRKAGVLLDILQRTGHKGFEAFLESLELYYPQLYKKITGKEPSRVFSMIIDTAGESGLSQLLMNEIMKLQSTVQEERRKAQELTVWLHTKEDTIKEMWVRDSLLRKHQERAQKMKEERDSLSKELRKCKDENYNLAMSYAKQSEEKSAALMKNRDLILEIDHLKHSLMKAEDDCKLERKHTMKLKHAIEQRPSHEVMWEIQQEKELLLAKNQELENTLQQVAREQSLEKSLSNETLENDCSQILEERQELMNTIYSLRKELRQAEVLHDKCAEEKEMLELQCTSLRKDSQMYKKRIEAVLQQMEEVASERDQALLTREQFYMQYSKNLVERDAHRKQIRELGERCDEMQLQLFQKESQLLATEAKLKRLQLELPTPTSDLDDTSSRDSQELTLHSHLDEDTEPTKKDCPEGQNQQFSTRESSLPPKSPSFKECGLANEELAEKERRRMKDCFERYRRSGL; encoded by the exons ATGTTGGAAGAAGATGATGATGAGACATGTTGGAATAACCTGGAGAACTTCCGGGTGAAGCTGATCTCTGTGATAGATCCTTCCCGTATAACGCCCTATCTTCGCCAGTGCAAAGTGCTCAGCCACGATGATGAGGAACAAGTTCTTAATGACCCCAGCCTGGTCATGCGCAAACGGAAGGCAG GTGTTCTTCTGGACATTCTTCAGCGAACGGGACACAAGGGCTTTGAGGCATTTCTGGAGAGTCTTGAGCTTTATTATCCACAGCTGTATAAGAAAATAACTGGCAAGGAGCCCAGCAGGGTTTTCTCTATGATTATAG ACACTGCTGGGGAATCCGGCCTGAGCCAGCTCCTGATGAACGAGATCATGAAGCTGCAGAGCACCGTGCAGGAGGAGCGGCGGAAGGCCCAGGAGCTCACGGTGTGGCTGCACACCAAAGAGGACACGATCAAAGAGATGTGGGTGAGGGACAGCCTGCTCCGCAAGCACCAAGAGCGGGCGCAGAAGATgaaggaggagagggacagcCTGAGCAAGGAGCTGCGGAAGTGCAAGGACGAGAACTACAACCTGGCAATGAGCTACGCCAAACAGAGCGAGGAGAAGAGTGCTGCCCTCATGAAGAATCGGGACCTGATCCTAGAG ATCGATCACTTGAAGCACAGCCTCATGAAGGCTGAGGATGACTGCAAGCTGGAACGTAAGCACACGATGAAACTGAAACACGCCATAGAGCAGCGTCCAAGCCATGAAGTGATGTGGGAGATCCAGCAGGAGAAGGAGTTGCTCTTGGCCAAGAACCAGGAGCTGGAGAACACTCTCCAG cAGGTTGCCAGGGAACAGAGTTTGGAGAAGAGCCTCTCCAATGAGACTCTAGAGAATGACTGTAGCCAGATACTAGAAGAACGCCAGGAGCTGATGAACACCATTTACAGCCTTCGCAAGGAGCTGCGGCAAGCCGAGGTGCTCCATGACAAA tgtgcagaggaaaaagagatgctTGAACTACAGTGCACATCTCTGAGGAAGGACTCCCAGATGTATAAAAAACGGATTGAAGCTGTCTTGCAGCAGATGGAGGAAGTGGCTTCAGAAAGAGACCAG GCACTCCTGACCCGAGAACAGTTCTATATGCAGTACTCCAAGAACCTGGTTGAGAGGGACGCTCACCGCAAGCAGATTCGGGAACTGGGGGAGCGATGTGACGAAATGCAGCTGCAGCTCTTCCAAAAGGAGAGTCAGTTACTGGCTACTGAAGCCAAGCTGAAAAGGTTGCAACTGGAGCTGCCCACACCG aCCTCTGACCTGGATGATACCTCCTCCAGAGATTCCCAGGAA CTTACTCTTCACAGTCATCTAGATGAAGATACAGAACCGACTAAAA aaGATTGCCCTGAAGGACAAAACCAGCAATTCAGCACTCGAGAGAGCAGTCTGCCTCCAAAGTCACCCAGT ttcaagGAGTGTGGTTTAGCCAATGAGGAACTGGCAGAAAAGGAGCGGAGGAGGATGAAGGACTGCTTTGAGCGTTACCGAAGGTCTGGACTTTA a